One segment of Panicum virgatum strain AP13 chromosome 3K, P.virgatum_v5, whole genome shotgun sequence DNA contains the following:
- the LOC120700023 gene encoding uncharacterized protein LOC120700023 — protein MDPPPPPPRVPGTSSTSRNSSSKWEDSFFELVELCLQDDDDEAFFQSMYEFAIHADKHLSRAPYRQPKMSGLEWVNLKLSNRRSCYNMFRVSPDMFHNLHSLLVQSYGLKSSSKSTSIEALGMFLWMLGSPQSARQAEDRFERSLGTIFSMFSKVLKSVLRLAADIIKPEDPEFSIVHPRLRSRRFYPYFSNCIGAIDGTHVPCVVPKNLFMQHLSRKGRTTQNVMVACDFDMRFTFVLSGWPGSVHDMRPFNDALTTYSHVFPHPPAGKYYLVDSGYRNQVGYLAPYKGTKYHLQEYRNAAPP, from the exons ATGGACCCCCCACCGCCTCCACCCCGG GTTCCAGGGACATCATCAACTTCGAGAAATAGCAGTTCAAAATGGGAGGACAGCTTCTTTGAGCTGGTGGAGCTGTGCCTGCAAgatgatgacgacgaggccttCTTCCAGAGTATGTATGAATTTGCAATTCATGCTGACAAGCATTTGAGTAGAGCACCTTATAGGCAACCAAAAATGTCTGGTTTGGAATGGGTTAATTTGAAATTGAGCAATAGAAGGTCTTGTTACAACATGTTTAGAGTCAGCCCAGACATGTTTCATAATCTGCACTCTCTTCTGGTACAATCATATGGCCTCAAATCTAGTTCAAAATCGACCTCGATTGAGGCGCTCGGGATGTTTCTTTGGATGCTTGGGTCCCCTCAGTCAGCCCGGCAAGCTGAGGACAGATTTGAGCGATCTTTGGGGACAATTTTCAGCATGTTCAGCAAAGTTTTGAAGAGTGTGTTAAGGCTTGCTGCCGACATCATAAAGCCGGAGGATCCAGAATTCAGCATTGTGCATCCTAGACTTCGCAGCCGTAGGTTCTATCCCTACTTCAGTAATTGCATAGGGGCAATCGATGGAACTCATGTACCGTGTGTGGTGCCGAAGAATCTGTTCATGCAGCATTTGAGTCGGAAAGGGAGGACCACACAGAATGTTATGGTAGCCTGCGACTTTGACATGAGGTTCACATTTGTGCTTAGTGGATGGCCCGGATCAGTTCATGATATGAGGCCCTTTAATGATGCACTGACAACATATAGCCATGTCTTTCCACATCCACCAGCAG GGAAATATTACTTAGTGGACTCGGGGTATCGCAACCAGGTGGGATACCTAGCTCCTTACAAGGGAACAAAGTACCATTTGCAGGAATATAGGAATGCCGCACCTCCATAA
- the LOC120700024 gene encoding cysteine-rich receptor-like protein kinase 10 → MCPKISDFGMARIFCASEQVNTTRVVGTYGYMSPEYAMEGSFSVKSDTYSFGVLLLEIVSGLKISSPHLIMNFPNLISYAWSLWRDGNAREFVDSSISESCSLQEVIRCIHLGLLCVQDHPNARPLMSSIVFMLENETTPLPTPKEPLYFTIRNYETDRSSEYIQRSLNKMSITTLEAR, encoded by the exons ATGTGTCCCAAGATATCAGATTTTGGTATGGCCAGGATTTTTTGTGCAAGTGAACAAGTAAACACAACACGAGTTGTTGGAACATA TGGTTACATGTCTCCTGAATATGCTATGGAAGGCTCATTCTCTGTCAAGTCTGACACCTATAGTTTTGGTGTTCTACTACTGGAGATTGTGAGCGGCTTAAAGATCAGCTCACCCCACCTCATAATGAACTTTCCAAACCTCATTTCTTAT GCATGGAGCTTATGGAGAGATGGAAATGCAAGGGAATTCGTGGACTCATCGATTTCAGAGAGTTGTTCACTTCAGGAAGTTATACGGTGTATTCACTTAGGTCTTTTGTGTGTCCAAGACCATCCAAATGCCAGGCCACTTATGTCGTCCATTGTTTTCATGCTGGAGAATGAAACAACCCCACTCCCTACCCCAAAGGAACCTCTATATTTTACAATCAGGAATTACGAAACTGATAGGTCAAGCGAATACATCCAAAGATCCCTGAATAAAATGAGTATCACAACTCTAGAGGCACGTTAG